One Amaranthus tricolor cultivar Red isolate AtriRed21 chromosome 1, ASM2621246v1, whole genome shotgun sequence DNA window includes the following coding sequences:
- the LOC130809381 gene encoding probable inorganic phosphate transporter 1-3 — protein sequence MAKGQQLEVLNALDVAKTQWYHFTAIVIAGMGFFTDAYDLFCISLLTKLLGRIYYDVPGSKKPGSLPINVSAAVSGVALCGTLAGQLFFGWLGDKMGRKKVYGMTLVMMVFSSLASGLSFGSSAKAVMTTLCFFRFWLGFGVGGDYPLSATIMSEYANKKTRGSFIAAVFAMQGVGILAGGIVSLLVSAAFESKFKPPPYKVNAVASLPPESDYIWRIVLMFGAIPAGMTYYWRMQMPETARYTALVAKNAKQAAEDMSKVLKVELEAEEDKIEQIAKSEKHQFGLFTAQFAREYGIRLIGTTSTWFLLDIAFYSQNLFQKDLFSSIGWIPPAEDMNAIREVYMVARAQTLIALCGTVPGYWFTVAFIDIIGRWWIQMMGFFFMTVFMFAIAFPYDHWKKRENRIGFILMYGLTFFFANFGPNATTFVVPAEVFPARLRSTCHGISAAAGKAGAIVGAFGFVYASQEKDPAKRDHGYPAGIGKKNSLIVLGVINFIGMVCTLFVPESKGKSLEELAGEVEVDDNGDDRRGSA from the coding sequence ATGGCAAAAGGACAACAATTAGAAGTGCTGAATGCACTTGATGTGGCAAAAACACAATGGTATCACTTCACGGCCATTGTGATTGCTGGTATGGGTTTCTTTACAGATGCATACGACTTGTTTTGCATCTCTTTATTGACTAAGCTTCTTGGGCGTATTTATTATGATGTTCCCGGCTCTAAGAAGCCTGGTTCCTTGCCTATTAATGTATCTGCTGCTGTGAGTGGTGTTGCCCTTTGTGGTACTCTTGCTGGTCAGCTTTTCTTTGGTTGGCTCGGAGATAAAATGGGTCGAAAGAAGGTTTATGGTATGACCTTGGTTATGATGGTGTTTTCTTCCTTAGCTTCTGGACTCTCTTTCGGGAGTAGTGCTAAGGCTGTCATGACCACTCTCTGTTTCTTCCGCTTTTGGCTTGGATTTGGTGTTGGTGGAGACTACCCTTTATCCGCCACCATCATGTCTGAGTATGCTAACAAGAAGACCCGTGGAAGTTTCATTGCTGCTGTCTTTGCTATGCAAGGCGTTGGTATATTGGCGGGTGGTATTGTTTCCTTGCTTGTCTCTGCTGCATTTGAAAGCAAATTCAAGCCTCCTCCATATAAAGTCAATGCTGTGGCTTCTCTTCCTCCGGAATCAGATTACATTTGGCGTATTGTCTTGATGTTTGGAGCTATCCCTGCCGGTATGACATACTACTGGCGTATGCAAATGCCTGAAACTGCAAGGTACACTGCCTTGGTTGCTAAGAATGCTAAACAGGCTGCTGAAGACATGTCTAAAGTTCTTAAGGTTGAATTAGAGGCAGAGGAGGATAAGATTGAGCAAATAGCAAAAAGTGAGAAGCACCAATTCGGGCTATTCACAGCTCAATTTGCTCGTGAATATGGAATTCGTCTGATAGGAACAACCAGCACTTGGTTCTTACTTGACATTGCGTTCTACAGTCAAAATCTTTTCCAAAAAGATCTCTTCTCCTCCATTGGATGGATTCCACCAGCAGAGGACATGAACGCAATAAGAGAGGTGTATATGGTAGCCAGGGCTCAAACTCTTATTGCTCTTTGTGGAACCGTCCCAGGATATTGGTTCACAGTGGCATTCATTGACATAATTGGACGATGGTGGATTCAAATGATGGGATTCTTTTTCATGACCGTCTTTATGTTTGCCATTGCCTTCCCATACGACCATTGGAAAAAGAGGGAAAATCGTATTGGGTTCATTCTGATGTATGGACTCACATTTTTCTTTGCAAACTTTGGCCCAAATGCAACAACCTTTGTGGTACCTGCAGAGGTTTTCCCAGCAAGGCTAAGGTCGACATGCCATGGTATATCTGCAGCAGCTGGTAAAGCCGGAGCAATTGTAGGAGCATTCGGGTTTGTGTACGCATCACAAGAGAAGGATCCGGCAAAGAGAGACCATGGATATCCAGCTGGAATCGGTAAGAAGAATTCACTAATTGTGCTTGGTGTAATCAATTTCATTGGAATGGTCTGCACACTTTTCGTGCCTGAATCGAAAGGCAAGTCCCTTGAAGAATTAGCTGGTgaggttgaggttgatgataaTGGGGATGACCGCAGAGGTTCTGCTTAA
- the LOC130809389 gene encoding UDP-glycosyltransferase 92A1, whose amino-acid sequence MDSSKTKHIILLPFLAQGHLRPFLHLANFLRSHTPFTLSILTTPLNAANLRRQSNNINIYDLPFNSTDHNLPPNTENTEKLPLTSIISLFYASTSLQPHVRNHLTRHHLDNPPICIIFDIFLGWADNLARSIGSTGVCFNTGGAYGLAAYMSIWMHLPHRNVPDNVEFSLPEFPENRKFKRNQLHRFLRFADGTDDWSGFFQPQIKYSRNCSAWLCNSIEEIEPLGFEVLRAMLKVPVWGIGPLVKTENSCDEDDEQGCVEWLNQFEKGSVLYISFGSQNTVTPIQMMELAKGLEESGAKFLWVIRPPFGFDINGEFKPEWLPEGFEKRVMERKQGKLVKKWGPQMEILRNKATGAFLSHCGWNSLIEALSEGVPIIGWPLAAEQAYNSKMLVEEMGVAVELTRGLEGELSSEGVKKVVEMVMDREEGSFGCEMKKAAVVIGQKLRDAMKVEGDYRGCSLRSLDEFVEFIVSRKATLS is encoded by the coding sequence atggattcatcaaaaacaaagcACATTATCCTCTTGCCATTTCTAGCGCAAGGTCATCTCCGTCCATTTCTGCACTTAGCCAATTTCCTCAGATCCCACACTCCTTTCACCCTTTCTATCCTTACTACTCCTCTCAATGCCGCCAATCTCCGCCGTCAATCCAACAACATTAACATCTACGATCTACCCTTTAACAGCACCGATCATAATCTACCACCAAACACAGAAAACACTGAAAAACTCCCATTAACTTCAATAATCTCTCTGTTTTATGCATCCACTTCGCTCCAGCCTCACGTACGCAACCACCTTACTCGCCATCACCTTGATAACCCACCCATTTGTATCATCTTTGATATTTTCTTGGGCTGGGCTGATAACTTGGCCCGATCTATTGGATCTACCGGAGTTTGTTTCAACACTGGTGGGGCCTACGGTTTGGCCGCTTACATGTCGATTTGGATGCATTTGCCTCATAGAAATGTTCCAGACAATGTCGAGTTTTCCCTTCCGGAATTCCCTGAGAATCGGAAATTTAAACGTAACCAACTTCACaggtttttaagatttgctGATGGAACCGATGATTGGTCGGGTTTTTTTCAACCCCAGATAAAGTACTCCAGGAATTGTTCTGCGTGGTTGTGTAATTCAATTGAGGAAATTGAGCCATTAGGGTTTGAGGTTTTAAGAGCAATGTTGAAAGTACCAGTTTGGGGAATTGGTCCTTTAGTCAAGACTGAAAATAGttgtgatgaagatgatgaacaagGTTGTGTTGAGTGGTTAAACCAATTTGAGAAAGGATCTGTTTTGTACATATCATTTGGGTCACAGAATACAGTTACCCCGATCCAAATGATGGAATTAGCAAAAGGATTGGAGGAAAGTGGGGCGAAATTTTTGTGGGTGATTCGTCCCCCTTTCGGGTTTGATATCAATGGAGAGTTCAAACCCGAATGGCTGCCGGAGGGATTTGAGAAGAGAGTAATGGAAAGGAAGCAGGGGAAGCTAGTAAAGAAATGGGGGCCTCAAATGGAGATATTGAGGAATAAGGCGACGGGGGCGTTTTTGAGTCACTGTGGGTGGAATTCGTTGATCGAAGCGTTAAGCGAAGGTGTTCCGATAATAGGGTGGCCATTGGCTGCGGAGCAAGCGTATAATTCAAAGATGTTAGTGGAAGAGATGGGGGTTGCGGTCGAGTTAACGAGGGGATTGGAAGGGGAGTTGAGTAGCGAAGGGGTGAAGAAGGTGGTGGAGATGGTTATGGATAGGGAAGAAGGGAGTTTTGGGTGTGAGATGAAGAAGGCGGCAGTTGTAATTGGACAGAAATTGAGGGATGCAATGAAAGTGGAAGGTGATTATAGAGGGTGTTCTCTTAGATCTCTTGATGAGTTTGTAGAGTTCATTGTTTCTCGTAAGGCTACTTTGAGCTAG